The Paenibacillus sp. FSL R7-0204 genome includes a region encoding these proteins:
- a CDS encoding class I SAM-dependent methyltransferase: MDTERLIRIFDRQATDYDRKRDDPKQRRWRQKLIGSAKGEVLELAVGAGANFPFYPQGVKITAADFSGAMVEKAKRAAGQYRLDAECICADIEDMSFAAHSFDTIVSTLSLCSYKNPLNLLVKLNRWCKPDGTILLLEHGIGSNILVTTLQRALNPLLYRIYGCHQTRDILGLVRESGMQITRVESYSLNMVHLIWAGPKEQQL, encoded by the coding sequence ATGGATACAGAGAGGCTGATACGGATTTTTGACAGGCAGGCCACGGATTATGACCGTAAAAGAGATGATCCGAAGCAGCGGCGCTGGCGCCAGAAGCTAATCGGTTCTGCGAAGGGTGAGGTGCTGGAGCTTGCCGTCGGAGCCGGGGCGAACTTCCCGTTCTATCCTCAAGGCGTCAAGATCACGGCTGCGGATTTCAGCGGAGCCATGGTCGAGAAGGCCAAACGGGCAGCCGGACAGTACCGTCTGGATGCCGAGTGTATATGTGCGGATATCGAAGACATGAGCTTTGCTGCGCATTCATTCGATACCATTGTCTCCACGCTGTCCTTATGCAGCTATAAGAACCCGCTGAACCTGCTGGTGAAGCTGAACCGCTGGTGTAAGCCGGACGGCACCATCCTGCTCCTGGAGCATGGAATTGGTTCTAACATCTTGGTCACTACACTGCAACGGGCGCTGAATCCGCTCCTGTACCGCATCTATGGATGCCATCAGACCCGGGATATTCTCGGACTGGTCCGGGAGTCGGGGATGCAGATCACTAGAGTGGAGAGCTATTCGCTGAATATGGTACATTTGATCTGGGCGGGGCCAAAGGAACAACAACTATGA
- a CDS encoding transposase encodes MGEMRKTYDEKFKKKTVDLYLKKGLGYKSVALEMGINDSLVRRWVKHFKVEGLKGLEEKRGKAKGPGMGRPRTRPEDPETKIKRLEAENEMLKKLLQM; translated from the coding sequence ATGGGTGAAATGAGGAAAACGTACGATGAGAAGTTTAAGAAAAAGACAGTAGACCTCTACCTCAAAAAGGGGTTGGGATATAAAAGTGTAGCACTTGAAATGGGGATTAACGATTCCTTGGTTCGCCGATGGGTGAAGCACTTTAAGGTAGAGGGATTAAAGGGTCTTGAAGAAAAAAGAGGGAAGGCGAAAGGACCCGGAATGGGCAGACCCCGAACACGTCCCGAAGATCCAGAGACCAAGATCAAGCGCCTTGAGGCGGAAAATGAAATGCTAAAAAAGCTCTTACAGATGTGA
- a CDS encoding IS3 family transposase, producing the protein MDAVPSSKKFTVIKEMLHKKYNLTLLCNLAGVSRSGFYKWLNRQTFVSLKQREDEALKLKIVECFEKLKGIYGYRRVKVWLKRTYAIHVNHKRVQRLMGELGLQAVIRRKRPYYGKKEAYVISDNHLNRECTADQPNQKWVTDITYLIFNGQRLYLSAIKDLFNNEIVAYQISPKNDLKLVFDTVKKARKRRDTEGVLLHSDQGFQYTSRQYSSLLKRYGIKASMSRKGNCWDNACMENFFGHFKAECFYLHSFHSAKQVKHAVQQYIHFYNHARFQTKLNNLSPHEYRTQAA; encoded by the coding sequence ATGGACGCTGTCCCAAGCAGCAAAAAGTTTACAGTGATTAAGGAAATGCTTCATAAGAAATACAACCTTACCCTGCTGTGCAACCTGGCTGGGGTATCTAGGAGTGGCTTTTACAAGTGGTTGAATCGACAAACGTTCGTTTCACTGAAGCAACGCGAAGACGAAGCCTTGAAGCTTAAAATCGTCGAATGCTTTGAGAAGCTAAAAGGTATTTATGGATACCGCAGGGTGAAGGTTTGGCTAAAGCGTACCTACGCCATCCACGTGAATCACAAGCGTGTACAGCGACTCATGGGCGAACTAGGACTTCAAGCAGTCATTCGGAGGAAAAGGCCTTATTACGGCAAGAAAGAGGCTTACGTCATCTCTGACAACCATCTGAATAGAGAGTGTACAGCAGACCAGCCGAACCAAAAGTGGGTTACGGATATCACTTATCTAATCTTCAACGGGCAAAGGCTGTATTTGTCTGCGATTAAAGATCTGTTTAACAATGAAATTGTAGCGTACCAGATTAGCCCTAAGAATGATTTAAAACTGGTATTTGATACGGTCAAAAAGGCGAGAAAACGGCGTGATACTGAAGGGGTTCTTTTGCACAGCGACCAAGGATTTCAGTATACTAGCCGCCAATACAGCAGCCTACTGAAGCGATACGGTATAAAGGCCAGTATGTCCCGAAAGGGAAACTGCTGGGACAATGCCTGTATGGAGAACTTCTTTGGTCATTTTAAAGCCGAGTGTTTCTACCTCCACTCCTTCCACTCTGCTAAGCAGGTGAAGCATGCTGTGCAGCAATACATCCATTTTTACAACCATGCACGTTTCCAAACGAAACTAAACAACCTGAGTCCTCATGAATACCGAACTCAGGCTGCTTAA
- a CDS encoding HAD family hydrolase has product MDSIIFDLDGTLWDPTETVVGGWNQVINSYNGAAHEVTIEDLQGIMGLPVPEVGRKLFPDTDEDTRQRLLDDCCDMECDVLARQGGRLYARVEQVLQALSANYKLFIVSNCQAGYIEAFYDYHGLQKYFTDYENPGRTGLSKGENIKLVMDRNHLVSPVYVGDTEGDLKAARFAGIPFVYASYGFGGVSSYDYVIDRLEGLLDSF; this is encoded by the coding sequence ATGGACAGTATTATTTTTGATCTGGATGGAACGTTATGGGACCCGACGGAGACTGTCGTGGGCGGTTGGAATCAAGTGATTAACAGCTATAATGGAGCTGCACATGAAGTGACTATAGAAGATTTACAGGGGATTATGGGTCTGCCGGTGCCGGAGGTTGGCCGTAAGCTGTTCCCTGATACGGATGAGGATACCCGGCAGAGGCTGCTGGATGATTGCTGTGACATGGAATGTGATGTGCTGGCGAGACAAGGCGGAAGGTTGTACGCTCGGGTGGAACAGGTGCTTCAGGCACTATCGGCTAACTATAAGCTGTTTATCGTAAGCAACTGCCAGGCGGGGTACATCGAGGCTTTTTATGACTATCATGGGTTGCAGAAGTATTTCACAGACTACGAGAATCCGGGGAGAACCGGACTGTCCAAGGGAGAGAATATCAAGCTTGTCATGGACAGAAATCATCTGGTGAGTCCTGTCTATGTTGGCGATACAGAAGGGGATCTGAAGGCGGCAAGGTTCGCGGGGATTCCTTTTGTATATGCGAGTTACGGATTCGGCGGAGTGAGCAGTTATGATTATGTCATTGACCGGCTGGAGGGGCTATTGGATTCGTTCTAA
- a CDS encoding SDR family NAD(P)-dependent oxidoreductase, whose protein sequence is MRNPFDLSGKVAVVTGAAGGIGTELAQALAGQGADVALLDVKVDELEPARQQIEAQGRRVLPLQCDVTSSREIESGVASILEHFGRIDILVNNAGVASTGSVEELAEAEWDRVMDTNVKSIYLMSKAVIPAMKERKAGRIISLASICGVKGSKLAALHAYNASKGAVVNLTRGMGATLAPYGITVNAIGPSLFPSGMTRALYQDHFLEQYNTLCPMGRPGNPDELNGAVLYFASDASSYTTGQTLYVDGGWTAV, encoded by the coding sequence GTGAGAAATCCATTTGATTTGAGCGGAAAAGTAGCGGTGGTGACAGGAGCAGCCGGGGGGATAGGCACAGAATTGGCCCAAGCTCTGGCCGGGCAAGGGGCGGATGTTGCCCTGCTGGATGTAAAAGTGGACGAGCTCGAACCGGCGCGGCAACAGATTGAAGCCCAGGGCCGCCGGGTGCTCCCGCTCCAGTGTGACGTAACCAGCAGCAGAGAGATAGAATCGGGGGTAGCAAGCATTCTGGAGCATTTCGGACGGATAGATATCCTGGTGAATAATGCCGGAGTTGCATCCACAGGCTCTGTCGAGGAACTGGCGGAAGCGGAATGGGACCGGGTGATGGATACCAATGTGAAAAGTATTTATCTCATGTCCAAAGCTGTGATCCCGGCCATGAAGGAACGCAAGGCGGGCCGCATTATCAGCCTTGCTTCCATCTGCGGTGTGAAGGGCAGCAAGCTGGCCGCCCTGCATGCCTATAATGCCTCCAAAGGCGCAGTCGTGAATCTGACCCGCGGCATGGGCGCGACCCTCGCTCCTTACGGAATCACGGTGAATGCGATCGGACCGAGCCTGTTCCCCAGCGGGATGACACGCGCACTCTATCAGGACCACTTCCTGGAGCAGTATAATACGCTATGCCCCATGGGACGTCCCGGCAACCCCGATGAATTGAACGGCGCTGTCCTTTACTTCGCCTCGGATGCTTCCAGCTACACGACAGGCCAGACGCTATATGTGGACGGGGGCTGGACAGCCGTCTGA
- a CDS encoding acetoacetate decarboxylase family protein: MSSFVKDVNEITKRINTPTTFYNAETLTVYWETSPEVIRSILPAPLTPGPRPLVHAFVANYPRTSFCEPYREAAVFVLAAYNGQPGTYCLSMPISDDIAMGLGREIYGFPKKMADISLQKEDQHVAGSVSRRGTEFFHVEAALSGKMNAGNGQRIISEHYGEGLPVFNMKYSKSPDGRGFDLGPLLIRQTASMDVSVRTAAEVEIHLHDSPHDPWAELEVVRMLGGIYTVSNTVLERGEVLTAVDPVQFLPYSNLRWDWWN; the protein is encoded by the coding sequence ATGAGCAGCTTCGTAAAAGATGTGAATGAAATTACCAAAAGAATCAATACACCTACGACCTTCTATAATGCCGAGACCCTAACCGTCTATTGGGAGACTTCGCCCGAAGTGATCCGCAGCATTCTGCCCGCCCCGCTTACGCCGGGTCCAAGGCCGCTTGTGCACGCTTTTGTAGCTAACTATCCCCGCACCAGCTTCTGCGAGCCTTACCGGGAAGCCGCGGTCTTCGTCCTGGCAGCCTACAACGGACAACCGGGCACCTATTGCCTGTCCATGCCGATCAGCGATGATATCGCGATGGGCCTGGGGCGTGAGATTTACGGCTTCCCCAAGAAGATGGCCGATATTAGTCTCCAGAAGGAGGATCAGCACGTGGCAGGCAGCGTCTCCCGGCGGGGCACTGAATTCTTCCATGTAGAGGCCGCGCTTAGCGGGAAAATGAATGCCGGGAACGGACAGCGTATCATCTCCGAGCATTACGGTGAGGGTCTGCCCGTCTTCAACATGAAGTATTCCAAGTCCCCGGATGGCCGCGGATTCGATCTTGGACCGCTGCTGATCCGGCAGACAGCCTCTATGGATGTCAGCGTGCGCACAGCGGCAGAAGTAGAGATTCACCTGCATGACTCTCCGCATGACCCCTGGGCCGAGCTGGAAGTTGTCCGTATGCTAGGCGGCATCTACACGGTCAGCAATACCGTTCTTGAACGCGGTGAGGTCCTGACTGCTGTAGATCCTGTACAGTTCCTTCCTTACTCCAACTTACGCTGGGACTGGTGGAATTAA
- a CDS encoding PucR family transcriptional regulator — protein MSVTFEQISRHFSKHAVHIQWNKALTTAYSDTMLITKSLTHFAPEYIYVGYQSGLPDHAEGLEQASLMLINDTVEPASGQHQQMYSRQNRMEFGAEEDVFELYNRTRELFLEEAEREQAKGRMLEACVAGKGLDAIVCAAAELMGNPVIIIDVSYKVLASSDCSGVTDPIWTDNLHKGYCSYDFIAAVHQLKSVQTGIESLEAYEVECSGSQVTKLVAKIRIGSKPVGNVIVLGDKRPIEQRDHELAGFTAGLVAAELAKNSFYRNSSQAEYEELIYGLLENEENGPVLIQESLRSGLHLPKGRLSVLVLDLAGYDVSVSGKHTGYLRDQLHLYFGEERLIFYHEYMVGVSEGEYVSSRSKEVDPSLRKFLVSHQIRLGISREFTDLTDCRKYYLQALKALEIGRIVWPAEPRVLYADVQLYDLLSPHAQHDSRDVSHPALTVLRVFDEKHHADLYHTLYCYLKNNQQLQKTADELFVHRNTLRYRLRQIDELIQLDLRQIDQVLRLYMSYQMTDYLEKLNGGGSPCCS, from the coding sequence ATGAGTGTTACCTTTGAACAGATTAGCAGACATTTTAGTAAGCATGCCGTACATATCCAGTGGAACAAAGCATTAACGACAGCCTATTCAGATACGATGCTGATTACGAAAAGCCTGACGCATTTTGCACCTGAATATATCTATGTGGGCTACCAGTCCGGATTACCGGATCACGCAGAAGGGTTGGAGCAGGCCAGCCTGATGCTGATTAATGATACTGTGGAGCCAGCTTCAGGCCAGCATCAGCAGATGTATAGCAGACAGAACCGTATGGAATTTGGGGCAGAGGAAGATGTATTCGAGCTCTATAATCGGACCCGGGAGCTGTTTCTGGAAGAGGCTGAACGGGAGCAGGCCAAGGGCAGAATGCTTGAAGCCTGTGTCGCCGGCAAAGGACTGGATGCAATCGTCTGTGCTGCAGCAGAGCTGATGGGTAATCCGGTGATTATCATCGATGTAAGCTATAAGGTTCTGGCTTCTTCGGATTGTAGCGGGGTTACCGATCCCATCTGGACCGATAATCTGCACAAAGGCTATTGTTCCTATGATTTCATAGCTGCCGTCCACCAACTGAAGAGCGTGCAGACCGGCATAGAGTCGCTGGAGGCTTACGAAGTGGAATGCAGCGGAAGCCAGGTGACCAAGCTGGTCGCCAAGATTAGGATCGGCAGCAAGCCTGTCGGCAATGTAATTGTACTGGGTGACAAACGCCCCATTGAACAGAGGGATCATGAGCTGGCAGGTTTTACGGCCGGGCTGGTGGCGGCCGAGCTGGCGAAGAACAGTTTTTACCGGAATTCCAGCCAGGCGGAATATGAAGAGCTGATCTATGGATTACTGGAGAATGAGGAGAACGGACCGGTACTTATTCAGGAGAGTCTGCGGAGCGGTCTGCATCTGCCCAAGGGCAGATTGTCCGTTCTGGTGCTGGATCTTGCGGGGTATGATGTTTCCGTTTCCGGCAAACACACCGGTTATTTAAGAGATCAGCTGCACCTGTATTTCGGGGAGGAGCGGCTGATCTTTTACCATGAGTATATGGTGGGGGTGAGTGAAGGTGAGTATGTATCTTCCAGGTCAAAAGAGGTTGATCCAAGCTTGCGCAAATTTCTCGTCAGCCATCAGATCCGCCTGGGGATCAGCCGGGAATTCACCGACCTCACAGACTGCCGCAAATATTATCTGCAAGCGCTCAAGGCGCTGGAGATCGGGCGGATCGTCTGGCCTGCGGAGCCGCGTGTGCTATACGCTGATGTGCAGCTGTATGATCTGTTATCCCCGCATGCGCAGCATGATTCCCGGGATGTCAGCCATCCGGCGCTTACGGTCCTGCGTGTATTCGATGAGAAGCATCATGCCGACTTGTATCATACCCTCTATTGCTATTTGAAGAACAACCAGCAGCTGCAAAAAACCGCCGACGAACTATTCGTCCACCGCAACACTCTGCGGTACCGTTTACGCCAGATCGACGAACTGATTCAGCTTGATTTGCGCCAGATCGATCAGGTACTGAGGCTATATATGTCCTATCAAATGACAGATTATCTGGAAAAGCTCAATGGGGGAGGGAGCCCTTGTTGCTCTTGA
- a CDS encoding GNAT family N-acetyltransferase: MNLSEPFNTSRLHFRLLNQLDTDAVYKQFSDPDMCRYFSEPPCDYNEAIEIIEHYAQPEGKGHHRYGMFDRETHAFIGTCGYHYWDAERKQVEIGYDIWKDYWGQGYMSEALPILLGTCFTHLDVDCIYILTHPQNAASMATVRKFGFELCAPCREVEEEPQVCMKLMRENAAAAK, encoded by the coding sequence ATGAATCTATCTGAACCCTTTAACACCAGCCGTCTGCACTTCCGCTTACTGAATCAATTAGACACCGATGCCGTCTACAAACAATTCTCAGACCCGGACATGTGCAGATACTTCAGCGAACCGCCCTGCGATTATAATGAAGCGATAGAGATCATTGAGCATTACGCCCAGCCTGAGGGTAAAGGCCATCACCGCTATGGGATGTTTGACCGGGAGACTCATGCCTTCATTGGCACCTGCGGCTATCATTATTGGGACGCTGAGCGGAAGCAGGTGGAGATCGGTTATGACATCTGGAAGGACTATTGGGGACAAGGTTATATGTCAGAGGCCCTGCCCATTCTTCTCGGTACGTGCTTCACCCATCTTGATGTGGACTGTATCTATATTCTGACCCATCCGCAGAACGCTGCATCGATGGCTACTGTGCGGAAATTCGGGTTTGAGCTATGTGCGCCTTGCAGGGAAGTGGAGGAAGAGCCTCAGGTGTGTATGAAGCTAATGCGGGAGAACGCAGCTGCTGCCAAATAA
- a CDS encoding adenylyl-sulfate kinase — translation MHTGVTLWFTGLTAPYEEPLSPEIIVDTEQHTEDQSTELILAYLIEHGYIY, via the coding sequence TTGCATACCGGAGTAACACTATGGTTCACCGGCCTGACTGCCCCCTATGAGGAACCACTCAGCCCCGAGATCATTGTGGATACCGAGCAGCATACCGAGGATCAATCCACCGAGCTGATTCTCGCCTACTTGATAGAGCATGGTTATATCTATTAA
- a CDS encoding helix-turn-helix domain-containing protein has translation MEAQGTGSPEGKSYPFIETVKKAQSGDKASMEDILSLFSVDIENLSRFIMLPREEAIQTLKIELINIVYQDL, from the coding sequence ATGGAAGCGCAAGGGACTGGAAGTCCTGAAGGAAAATCTTACCCATTCATCGAGACCGTAAAAAAGGCGCAAAGCGGCGATAAAGCGTCCATGGAGGATATCCTAAGCCTGTTCTCGGTAGACATCGAAAATTTATCTCGGTTCATTATGCTGCCGCGGGAAGAAGCGATTCAGACCTTAAAGATTGAACTCATAAATATTGTTTATCAGGATTTATAA
- a CDS encoding RNA polymerase sigma factor: MVTCDDELVETCRKLLKRSAWRIQYKTRIQLIKESNPLYDNECYDNSFESMVVSELFVDELLDMLPWEKCRYIIKKTVIEGMPEQEVAAELQMTQQGVSKWKRKGLEVLKENLTHSSRP, encoded by the coding sequence ATGGTTACCTGTGATGACGAATTAGTTGAAACCTGCAGGAAATTATTAAAACGCTCAGCATGGAGAATCCAGTACAAGACTCGCATTCAGCTGATAAAGGAAAGTAACCCGCTCTACGATAATGAATGCTACGACAACAGCTTTGAAAGTATGGTCGTTTCTGAGCTGTTTGTCGATGAGCTTCTGGATATGCTTCCATGGGAAAAATGCAGGTATATCATCAAAAAAACAGTCATAGAAGGAATGCCCGAACAAGAAGTAGCAGCCGAGCTGCAAATGACTCAACAGGGGGTTAGTAAATGGAAGCGCAAGGGACTGGAAGTCCTGAAGGAAAATCTTACCCATTCATCGAGACCGTAA